CAGCATCCGCTGCGTGTATGCGCGCATCATCGGCGAGTACCGACGCACGAGGACCGCGAACGCCTCGACGTCCCCATCCATCGCACGACCGGCGACGATGGCGTCGTCCGCGTGCTCGAGCGCCCTGCGAAAGCGTTCGTCTTCCATCCACCCCACCCCTCGATCCGCCCCTCTAGGCAATTCGGAACGGACGCCCGATCAGATCGGATCATTTCCCGCCTATCCGCGCGAGATCGGGGAGAGGCTCGCACGAGCCTCTCCCCGTACCCGTCACTTCTTGAACGCGTCCTTGACGTCCTCTGCCGCGTCACGGACACCGCCCTTGGCCTGCTCGGCCTTGCCTTCGGCGACGAGCTTGTCGTCGTCGATCACCTTGCCGACGGTCTCCTTCGCCTTTCCGGCGATCTTCTCCGCAGCGGCCTTGATCTTGTCTTCTGCGCCCATGGCGTCTCCTTTCCTCAGCGACCCCGGGTTCGAGGTCGGATAATCACGCGGGGTCTCCGCGTGTTGGTCTCTTGCGGCGGTCACACCGCCTACTGCACCCTCGTGGGCGACCGGAACGCATCGCGCCACCGGCGATCCGACAGATGCACCAGGATCGGGATGCGGGCGCCCAGGAGGTGGTCCCACTCTCGGACGGCCTTCTCCGTCGCGGCGACGATCGCACCGAGGGGAGCGCCGGGCCGCACGGTGATCGCCAAGGCGACGGCATGCTTCCTTCCGACGCGGTATGCAGCCGCGCGGGCGGAGAGCACGTCGGGTCGGCGGATCAGCGGGTCCGTCAGCACCTCCTCGGCCACGTTCCGATCGACCGTCGTCCGTCCGCCTGCGCCATCGACCTCGAGCACGGCCTTCGCCCTGCCGCGTCTCCGCGTGGCGAGGAAAGCGATGAGGGCGATGACGAGGAGCACGGCCGCTGCCGCTATGAGCAGCACGACAGTGGATACCGGGCCGACGCCCGGGATCTGCCATGTCCACGTCGCAGCGGTCTCCACCGCAGCCGACATCACAGATGCCGGGCGCCGAAGCCACGGGGGCGCGTCCCCGCCGGCGAGCACCCCCGCGGCGAGGGCGAGACCGCCCACCGCCAGCAGGATCGCGCCGGTGACGAAGAGGAGCAGTCGATTCATCAGGCGATTCGTGGCGTTCATGCGATCACTCCGTGCGCATCCACGCTGACGCGAGCGACCGCGACGAATCCGATCCCCGAGAGCACGTCCTTCACAGCCGTCTCGGCTCCGAACCGATCGACGGGGACACCACTGGTGGGGGTGATCCTGACCGCGACGTCACGCCTGCCGACGGTCACGGCTACGCGTCCACGATCGACGCCCACGCGTCGGGCCACGGCCTCGGCGACCGAGTCCGCGATCACCCCGTCGTCCACGAGCAGAGCGGTGCGCTCGGTCGTTCGCGCACGACGGTGGCGACGTCCCGGCAGGACCGCGAGCGCGAGGAGCACGAGAGCGAGAAGCACGACGAGTACGCCCACCCCGAAGGGCACGGCCTGTGCCGTTGCTCCTGCGGCGAGCGCATCGAACTCTCGAGCGACCCTGTCACGGAAGCCCGCGTCGACGACCCACCACACTCCTCCCGCGAGGAGAGCGAGGCCCGGCACGACGCCGATCGATGCGACCACCGCAGCCGGGATGGTGCGGGGCGCGTGCGTCTCCCGACGGAGCACGCGCCGGTATATCGCCTGTTCGTTCGTCATCTCACCCTCTTCTCCGTGCTGCGGCGGACGCCCGAGTATCGGATGTCCACGGTGCTGACCTCACGACCGGCCAGCGTCTGCATCTTCTCGATCAGGTCCCGCCGAAGCTCTTCGCCGCTGTCGACCAGGTTCAGCCCGTGCTTCGGCGCCACCGGGACGGCGACCGAGATCCGCACGGCGCCTCGCCGGTCGGACAGCTGCACCCCGACGTCACGGGTCGACACCCGAGCGACGTCGTGCACGATGCCGACGGCGAGTCGTTGCAGCGCACGGGCCGTGATGGTCGTCGTCCCCACGACGACGTCCTCCGGCGCCGGAGCCGCCTCCTCGTCGGTCATGACGAGGAGCGCCGGCCTCGGAAGACCTCGGCGAGTGCGCGGACGTCGAGCCGGCCGTCGATGATGCGGCCGGCGACCGCTCCGAGCAGCATCGCCAACGCCACGAGCAGGAACGCCCAGAACCCCAGGGCCACCCAGGTGAGCGCCAGCACTGCGGCGGCCGCCGCGCCGATCACCGATGCATTCACTGGACTCGCGCCTCCTGCGTGCCCTCGTCCTCGTCATCGGAGGGGATGTGCACGTCGTTCACGGTCACGTTGACCTCGGCGACCTCCATGCCGACCAGCTCCACCATCGCGCGGTGGATGGCCGCGCGAACCTCGTCCGCGACCTTCTGGAGCGAGACCGGGTACTCCGCGACGATCGTCACGTCGACCGCGACCTGCGTCTCGCCGACCTCGACGCTGATCCCCTGAGAGAGATCGGTCGTGTTGAGCGCGTCACGGATCGCACCGACCATTCGGGCGGCTCCCCCGCCGAGCGCATACACGCCCGCCACTTCGCGTGCGGCGATGCCGGCGATCTTCGCCACCACCGCGTCCTCGATCGTCGTCTTGCCCGCAGCAGTCCCCGACTGCGGTGCGACGACCTGAGCCTTGGGCTGGGCGCCACCAGTCACGTTCGCCATCTTGAGCTCCTTCATCCATGTCTCCGCCTCCGTTGAGGAGTGCGGGCCGCAGGTCAGCGACACCCCTAAGACGGATGCCGACCGAGAAACGTCACAAAATGATCCGAAGAGGTCTCGGGCATCTGTCAAGGGGCTCCCCCTCCGGGCGCCGATCGCGCAAGCTTCACCGTGGGGACAGCTAGGAGAATGATGGAGCACGATCCGGACCGAAGGTTCAGCCTGGTGCAGGTCACGGCGACCGACTGGGCGATCCACGATCTGCACTACCCGACGGACGACCACCGCCGCGTCGTCTGCACGATCTTCGAAGATGCCCCGACCGAGGTCGAGGTCCTGTGGCGGCGCGACCTCCCGCTCGCGTTGCGCTACTCATCCGCGGAAGAGGTCCTGCACGCGGTGCGACGGTTCCAGGACGCCTCACGTGCGACGCGTCCGATCCAGATCCCGCATCACCCGCCGCCACGGCGATCGGATCCCGGTCGGAACCCCTTCCGCTGACACGCGACCGCCCGGTGTGCTCAGCTGCCGGTGGCGCGCTGCGCCGCGAGTGCCCAGACCTGTTCGATGGGCGTGAACCCCTCTTCACCGTCCGGACCGTGGAACCCCTCGACGAAGCGCCCGATGTCGGCCTGCCAAGAATCGTTCGCCGGGGAGGCCTCGACGATGCGCATCGTCGCCTCGAAGTCGTCGCACTCGACGAGGTGGAAGAGGTTGCGCCCCGAGCGCCAGATGGTCCAGTCGTGGATCCCCGCGACGTCGAACAGGTCGCGCAGAGAATCCGGGATCCGAGCGTGATGGGACCGATAGTCCTCGATCGCCCCCTCGGCAATCACTGAATGCAGGGCGATGCGCATGCTTCTCCTCGTGACGACGTCCACAGGACATGATGTCCGCGCGCCGAGAGCCTGTCAAGGGAAAGGTCGGATGTCTGGGTGGTCAAAGCTGGTTGACTGTGATTTCAGTGGGTTTGGGGCATGATGACCATGTGGAACCATTGAGAGGCATCGCGTTCGCTGGCTATCGGAGCTTCGCTTCAAGTGAACTGATGGTGCTCGCGCCCCTCGCAAAGATCAACCTGATCGCGGGACAGAACAACACAGGGAAGTCGAATGTGCTCCGCGCCGTGGCGAGCGCTCTAGGCGCTGACGTCGGCCCTGGAGCGTGGGATCGACCGCTTGGTGATGCCGAGCATCGACCTGTGCGGCTCGTTGCGCACGATCGAGCTTCGGTCGCTGATTGGCTTGATTCCTCGGGGCGTGTCCGAGCGTTCGATGAGAAGCTAAACGACTTCATCTCCGCGATGAAACTTGAGGTCGGCGAAGCTTCAAGTCGGTACCTGTGGCTCGGAAGCGTACCGGGCGAGGTCGTCGACGGGCTCTATCAGGAGTGGGCGCAGGCTATCGGCCGCGACCATTTCGCGTCTGAACTATCTGGCGCCTTGACTAACACCACCGGCGGCGGTCACGGCGGTGATGCCCGCAGGGTGATCAACGTGCTTGCGTCTCGGCAACCCAAGCATCCACCGGTGTTCCGGGTTGAAGGTATACGTGAAATATCGGACTCGAGCGACGATGAGCCCGACTTCAACGGCCGTAGTATTAAACGCAGGTTGCTTGAGCTCCAAGCGCCCAGTACGCAACGGCTAGCCGACAAAGAACTGTTTCAGTCCATTCAAGAATTCGTTCGTGCGGTGATGGACGACGATACCGTAACCATTGACGTACCTCACGACCTGTCGACGATTCATGTAACCCAGCAAGGTCATACCCTTCCAATCGAATACGTAGGTACCGGCGTTCATGAGGTGGTGATTTTGGCTGCCGCAGGTACGATTATCCAAGATTCTGTGGTCTGCATAGAGGAGCCGGAGGTTCACCTCCACCCAATGCTGCAACGCAAACTCCTGCGTTATTTAGCTTCTAGCACCTCGAACCAGTACTTCATAGCAACTCACTCCGCACATATGTTGGATTCTGAGTTGGGCGCGATCTTTCATATCACTCGCTCGGGTGGCACGTCCTCAATCCGCTATGCGGGATCCGCGAGCGAGCGAGCTGCGGTATGCGCAGATCTGGGGTATCGGCCGTCCGATCTCGTACAGACGAACGCGGTGTTGTGGGTGGAGGGTCCATCGGATCGCACCTATCTCAAGCACTGGATTGAGAAGATCAAACCGGGAGTTTTCGTCGAGGGACTGCACTATTCGATCATGTTCTATGGTGGATCTCTCCTAAGCGAACTTTCTCCACTAGATCGGGATGAGGTGGACGAGTTTATCTCTCTGCGCTCTCTGAACAGATACATGGCCGTCTTGATCGATTCCGATCGTCGTCGGTCAGGCGCGAAGCTGAACGCCAGCAAGCGACGGGTTATCGAGGCGCTGCGTCAAGACTCGGAGACGAGCGTCGCCTGGGTCACAGCTGGCTACACGATCGAGAACTATGTTCCTGAGAGCGTTTTGTCTGAGGCAGTCAAACGATCGCACCCGAGCGTTTCTTCCAAAAGGTTCGAGCCGCAGACGCAGTGGTCTAATCCTCTAGCCCCTGACCGAATCGGCGTTAAGCGCCCGAGTAAGACCGCTGTCGCAAGAGCTGCGGTGCAGTCATGGGGGGATGAGTGGCCTCTGAACCTCAAGAGGCAGGTCAACGCGGTGATCGCTCTCATTGAGCGTGCGAACGCCCACACATAACGGTGTCGCGACCGCCTCCGCGGTCGTAGCCGCGCAAGCACCCGAGCGGGCACTCTGCGATCTCCTCAAGCCTGGCCAGCGTCGCATTCACTTCAAGCGTGACAGCCGACGCCGTCAGCCCCTTTCGCGCATGTGCGCTCTCAACGTGCGCATGTCTGTCTGGGACGTGAAACAACGATCCGAAAACGAGGTTCGCCCACTCTCACCTGGCGCTCGATGTGGAGGCCGTCCGTGCTGGGGTCGGGCAACTGATCATCGAACGAGACGATTCTCTGCAACGTGCCGATCGGCTTCTGTCGCCGAAGTGATCCCGTCTCGCTCGGTCATCAGGGATGCAGTGTCGGCATGTCGCTCCACATGAGCATCCGCTGCCCTTGGGTAAGCGATGCCGTCGCCTGGTGCTACTCGAACGGGGGCGATTGGATACGTCGCGTCGGCACGATTGTCGAGTCCCGGGTCACCCGGCTGTAGAAACACGTGAGCCTGGCTCGTCATACCATCCGGAAGACTGCCAGGCTCCGAGGGCTACTGCCCGCCGTAATGGAAGTCTAACTTGTGCACGCTGCAACGGGGCAGCAGCCGGAACGGCGGTACCGATGTCGGTCGTCACAGCTAATCTCCTCACATGACCGTGAGATGCCCCACAGCCCGCGTTGTGATCAGCTCCGAGGCTGAAGCGATCGCAGCAGCCCGACGCGCGCACAAACCGGTACGCGCGATGCGATGCCACTACTGCGGATGGTGGCACGTCGTCGGAATCGGCTCGCCACTGGAGCGTCCGTCGAGGCCCCGTAGGCGCCGCTAAGCATCTGTCGTCGTCGCGCCGTTGACCGTCACGAGAGCTGCACAACGTCCGCAGCAGCATCCCAGATCCCGCTCCAGATACGACAAAACCCCCGGAAATCCGGGGGTTTGAATCTGTAGCAGGAGCGGGGCTTGAACCCGCGACCTCACGATTATGAGTCGTGCGCTCTCACCAACTGAGCTACCCTGCCGCACGGCATCCATCCGTGTGAGAAGAATGCTGCGAGCCCCGAGTCAGGATTGAACTGACGACCCCTTCCTTACCATGGAAGTGCTCTGCCACTGAGCTATCGGGGCGTGCTGCCCGCGCGGGGCAACCGTACGAGAATACCATCACTGTGGCGTCCCCATGAAATCGAGGCGGGTCAATACGAGGTTCGACCAGCGTTCGCCTTGAGCCACGGCATCGGATCGATGGTCGATCCGTTGACGATGAGTTCGAAGTGCAGATGAGCGCCGTACGAGCGGCCGGTGTTGCCGGTCTTACCGACGATGTCGCCGACCTTCACGGTGTCGCCCGCCTTGACCTGCAGAGACCCGTACTGCATGTGCGAATAGTGGCTGGTGATGACCTGGCCGTCGATGACGTGGTCGATGTAGACCGTGACACCGTAGGCGGCGCCCTGCTCCGTCGCGATGCGGACGGTGCCGTCGGCGATCGCCTGGATGGGCGCACCGTCGCCGGGGACGAAGTCGATGCCCTCGTGCAGACGCCCGCTGCGCATGCCGTATCCGTAGCTCATGCCGACCCCGACGAGGAACGGCCACTGGATGGCGGCGTCGGGGTCGTTCGTGAAGACCTCACCCGAGTAGTTGATGCCCTGCTCGGCGGCGACCTCGACCAGCGAAACCGTGCTGAAGTCATCCGAACGAGCGAGAGACTCGTTCTCGACTGCGCCCGGTGCGACGAACGCCTGGATCTCTGCGGCGGCGGAATCCTTCGCGTCGGAACCTGCGGACGAGACCAGCGAGGTCGCTGACATCGCAGTGCGGCCCTGCACCGCAGCCACAGCCTCCGCGGGAAGCGTCATGGACACGGCGAGGAGTCCGGCGAGACTCATCACTCCGACGGTCGCCCCGACGGTGACGAGCTTGCGGATGCTGCGTGGACGGCGCGGCCCGACGTGCGCGGACTCGGGCTCGGAGGACTCGCTCGCCTCCGCGGGCGCGGGCGCGTGCGTGGCCGATGTCCGGACGGACGCCGGAACAACAGGAACCGAGCCCGTGCGGAAGGCGCGCGATGCGCGCTCGAACTCGTCGACATCGTCTTCGGGCGCGGCCGCCGCGACGGGTTCCGCCGGTGCCGGCGACTCGACGGAAGGCGCGACCGTGTCAGGATCTGCGGCATCGACGGAGTCGGCTGCAGTGTCGACGACGACCGGTGATGCCGGGACGTCGGCGATGATCGGCGCGGGAGTCGTGGCGATGAACGGCTCGGCCG
Above is a window of Microbacterium aurugineum DNA encoding:
- a CDS encoding CsbD family protein — encoded protein: MGAEDKIKAAAEKIAGKAKETVGKVIDDDKLVAEGKAEQAKGGVRDAAEDVKDAFKK
- a CDS encoding DUF2273 domain-containing protein; translation: MNASVIGAAAAAVLALTWVALGFWAFLLVALAMLLGAVAGRIIDGRLDVRALAEVFRGRRSSS
- a CDS encoding Asp23/Gls24 family envelope stress response protein is translated as MANVTGGAQPKAQVVAPQSGTAAGKTTIEDAVVAKIAGIAAREVAGVYALGGGAARMVGAIRDALNTTDLSQGISVEVGETQVAVDVTIVAEYPVSLQKVADEVRAAIHRAMVELVGMEVAEVNVTVNDVHIPSDDEDEGTQEARVQ
- a CDS encoding L-rhamnose mutarotase, with the translated sequence MRIALHSVIAEGAIEDYRSHHARIPDSLRDLFDVAGIHDWTIWRSGRNLFHLVECDDFEATMRIVEASPANDSWQADIGRFVEGFHGPDGEEGFTPIEQVWALAAQRATGS
- a CDS encoding AAA family ATPase: MVLAPLAKINLIAGQNNTGKSNVLRAVASALGADVGPGAWDRPLGDAEHRPVRLVAHDRASVADWLDSSGRVRAFDEKLNDFISAMKLEVGEASSRYLWLGSVPGEVVDGLYQEWAQAIGRDHFASELSGALTNTTGGGHGGDARRVINVLASRQPKHPPVFRVEGIREISDSSDDEPDFNGRSIKRRLLELQAPSTQRLADKELFQSIQEFVRAVMDDDTVTIDVPHDLSTIHVTQQGHTLPIEYVGTGVHEVVILAAAGTIIQDSVVCIEEPEVHLHPMLQRKLLRYLASSTSNQYFIATHSAHMLDSELGAIFHITRSGGTSSIRYAGSASERAAVCADLGYRPSDLVQTNAVLWVEGPSDRTYLKHWIEKIKPGVFVEGLHYSIMFYGGSLLSELSPLDRDEVDEFISLRSLNRYMAVLIDSDRRRSGAKLNASKRRVIEALRQDSETSVAWVTAGYTIENYVPESVLSEAVKRSHPSVSSKRFEPQTQWSNPLAPDRIGVKRPSKTAVARAAVQSWGDEWPLNLKRQVNAVIALIERANAHT
- a CDS encoding M23 family metallopeptidase; amino-acid sequence: MPFENPEAASAPTRRSSRLRIAASEASAAGTTGPLSTADSTAVALAAVAPLSRRAARQRQAAGADAAEVPAEPFIATTPAPIIADVPASPVVVDTAADSVDAADPDTVAPSVESPAPAEPVAAAAPEDDVDEFERASRAFRTGSVPVVPASVRTSATHAPAPAEASESSEPESAHVGPRRPRSIRKLVTVGATVGVMSLAGLLAVSMTLPAEAVAAVQGRTAMSATSLVSSAGSDAKDSAAAEIQAFVAPGAVENESLARSDDFSTVSLVEVAAEQGINYSGEVFTNDPDAAIQWPFLVGVGMSYGYGMRSGRLHEGIDFVPGDGAPIQAIADGTVRIATEQGAAYGVTVYIDHVIDGQVITSHYSHMQYGSLQVKAGDTVKVGDIVGKTGNTGRSYGAHLHFELIVNGSTIDPMPWLKANAGRTSY